A genomic segment from Desulfurispirillum indicum S5 encodes:
- a CDS encoding sodium-translocating pyrophosphatase, translating into MTSVLFALVCSILGIAMGLVFTRKISAMPAGDEKMTSIAAAIQEGASAYLTRQYKAIAIVGIIVTIAIFVFIGLVEDFAHGAFQAIGFIIGAVLSALAGFIGMNVSVRANVRVAAAAREGLQSAHKVAFMGGAVTGLLVVGLGLLGVAGYYFILTLVMPASSHGHEAAVISLIGLAFGSSLISMFARLGGGIYTKAADVGADLVGKVEAGIPEDDPRNPAVIADNVGDNVGDCAGMAADLFETYAVTAIAAMLIAAFMVSDSFSVVTYPLVLGGISILGSIIGSFYTKLTNDNVMGSLYKSLAISAIISAILFYPATTMMLEGFVENPLNVFFCAIIGLAVTGLIFYITEYYTSTAYGPVKKIAAASESGSATNIIAGLAIGLQSTAPVVMVIVMGIIFSYMLAGVFGVAIAAMSLLSMAGMIVTLDAYGPITDNAGGIAEMSELDANVRNVTDKLDAVGNTTKAVTKGYAIGSAGLASIVLFSAYKVDLERIKGITMEFLLSDPFVIAGLFIGGMVPFLVGAYAMEAVGKAAGAVIEEVRRQFRNNPKIMQGTEKPDYYQCVNIVTGEAIKQMIIPALLPVLVPILAVIIGTMIAPDAAPKILAGVLIGCIVTGIFVAVSLCNSGGAWDNAKKYIEDGHHGGKGSEAHKAAVTGDTVGDPYKDTAGPAINPVIKVINVVALLLIPFL; encoded by the coding sequence ATGACGTCTGTGTTATTTGCCTTGGTCTGTTCAATCCTGGGAATTGCGATGGGACTGGTGTTTACCAGAAAAATTTCCGCCATGCCCGCTGGTGACGAGAAAATGACCTCCATCGCTGCCGCGATTCAGGAAGGCGCATCGGCCTATCTGACGCGCCAGTACAAGGCAATCGCCATTGTCGGCATCATTGTAACTATCGCTATTTTCGTATTTATCGGACTGGTTGAAGACTTTGCCCATGGCGCCTTCCAGGCCATCGGCTTTATCATTGGTGCCGTGCTCAGCGCCCTGGCTGGTTTTATCGGCATGAACGTCAGCGTCCGTGCCAACGTTCGCGTAGCGGCCGCGGCCCGCGAGGGACTGCAAAGCGCCCACAAGGTTGCCTTCATGGGTGGCGCCGTTACTGGTCTGCTGGTTGTGGGCCTGGGTCTGCTGGGTGTTGCCGGTTACTATTTCATCCTGACCCTTGTCATGCCTGCCAGCAGCCACGGCCATGAAGCCGCTGTCATCTCCCTGATCGGCCTGGCTTTCGGTTCCAGCCTTATCTCCATGTTCGCCCGCCTTGGCGGTGGTATTTACACCAAAGCTGCCGATGTTGGCGCTGACCTGGTGGGAAAAGTGGAAGCAGGCATTCCTGAAGACGATCCCCGCAACCCGGCCGTCATTGCCGACAACGTGGGCGACAACGTGGGCGACTGCGCCGGTATGGCGGCTGACCTCTTCGAAACCTATGCCGTAACCGCCATCGCGGCCATGCTGATTGCCGCCTTCATGGTAAGCGACAGCTTCAGCGTCGTCACCTACCCCCTGGTTCTCGGCGGTATCAGCATCCTGGGCTCCATCATCGGCAGCTTCTACACCAAACTCACCAATGACAATGTCATGGGCTCCCTCTATAAATCACTGGCCATCAGCGCCATCATCAGCGCCATCCTCTTTTATCCCGCCACCACCATGATGCTGGAAGGCTTTGTGGAGAACCCGCTGAATGTCTTCTTCTGTGCCATCATCGGCCTGGCGGTCACCGGACTGATCTTCTACATCACGGAATACTATACCTCCACAGCCTATGGCCCCGTGAAGAAAATTGCCGCCGCCAGTGAATCCGGCAGCGCCACCAACATCATCGCCGGACTGGCCATTGGATTGCAATCCACAGCGCCCGTGGTCATGGTCATCGTCATGGGCATCATCTTCTCCTACATGCTGGCTGGCGTCTTCGGAGTGGCCATTGCCGCCATGAGTCTGCTGTCCATGGCCGGCATGATCGTCACCCTCGACGCCTACGGCCCCATCACCGACAATGCCGGTGGTATCGCTGAAATGAGCGAGCTGGACGCCAACGTGCGCAATGTCACCGATAAACTGGACGCCGTGGGCAACACCACCAAAGCCGTAACCAAAGGCTACGCTATCGGCTCCGCCGGACTGGCCAGTATCGTACTTTTCTCCGCCTACAAAGTCGACCTGGAGCGCATCAAGGGCATTACCATGGAGTTCCTGCTCTCTGATCCCTTCGTCATCGCTGGTCTCTTCATCGGTGGTATGGTCCCCTTCCTCGTAGGCGCTTACGCCATGGAAGCCGTTGGCAAAGCTGCCGGCGCCGTTATCGAAGAAGTCCGCCGTCAGTTCCGCAACAATCCGAAAATCATGCAAGGCACCGAAAAGCCCGACTACTACCAGTGCGTGAATATCGTTACCGGTGAAGCCATCAAGCAGATGATCATTCCCGCTCTGCTGCCCGTGCTGGTGCCTATCCTGGCGGTTATTATCGGAACAATGATCGCGCCCGACGCTGCCCCCAAGATTCTCGCTGGCGTCCTCATCGGCTGCATCGTAACTGGTATCTTTGTGGCGGTCTCCCTGTGCAACAGTGGTGGCGCCTGGGATAACGCCAAGAAGTACATTGAAGACGGCCACCATGGAGGCAAAGGCTCCGAAGCCCACAAAGCTGCGGTAACCGGCGACACCGTCGGTGACCCCTACAAGGACACCGCCGGCCCCGCCATCAATCCCGTCATCAAAGTTATCAACGTCGTGGCCCTGCTGCTGATTCCCTTCCTCTGA
- a CDS encoding L,D-transpeptidase: protein MFTKYSSRMLLCLFLLLSPLSALSQPDSRVVVASAGTSALTITADAPIFNRPDGDAIGTWYAGTPFTSNEESGPWLRITGYFPEGSWKAAPGIWWVHKEHVFQDIPQERSVEARTYEAVQLLYVRDEAGGETVLDTWEVGSRFTSNRQAGDWIRVTGYFPGDAWTPNRESWWVHRSGVRDITRPTVPLVPLKPGHSRYIVINKESFLLNVHEVDSRGQERIIYTALVGLGRDECMPREQGGNCYFTEPGEYAVRWKIYEPDGIEWCIPPSMEKEERYAADIAAGQRCFPGVLGNFALNIGKTYAIHGTRNLDSIGQRMSSGCIRTHNDVAEQLYKLMREGDRVVIQEGDS, encoded by the coding sequence ATGTTCACGAAATATTCTTCCCGTATGCTGCTGTGCCTTTTCCTCCTGCTTTCTCCCCTTTCCGCTCTTTCCCAGCCCGACTCCCGTGTGGTGGTTGCCTCTGCGGGCACCAGCGCCCTGACGATTACTGCCGACGCGCCGATTTTTAACCGCCCCGATGGAGACGCCATCGGAACCTGGTACGCGGGTACGCCCTTTACGTCCAATGAGGAGTCTGGCCCGTGGCTGCGCATAACCGGATATTTCCCTGAAGGGAGCTGGAAGGCCGCGCCCGGGATCTGGTGGGTGCACAAGGAACATGTCTTCCAGGATATTCCACAGGAACGAAGCGTGGAAGCGCGCACCTATGAGGCGGTGCAACTGCTCTATGTGCGTGATGAGGCCGGGGGAGAGACGGTTCTGGACACATGGGAGGTGGGCAGTCGCTTTACCTCCAACCGGCAGGCCGGTGACTGGATTCGCGTTACCGGCTATTTTCCCGGTGATGCCTGGACTCCCAATCGTGAATCCTGGTGGGTACACCGCAGCGGAGTGCGGGATATCACCCGCCCGACGGTACCGCTGGTTCCATTGAAGCCGGGGCACAGCCGGTATATTGTCATCAACAAGGAGAGTTTTCTGCTCAATGTCCATGAAGTGGACTCACGGGGACAGGAGCGCATCATCTATACCGCGCTCGTTGGGCTTGGGCGCGATGAGTGCATGCCACGGGAGCAGGGGGGCAACTGCTACTTCACCGAGCCCGGTGAGTATGCCGTTCGCTGGAAGATCTATGAGCCCGATGGCATCGAATGGTGCATTCCTCCCTCCATGGAAAAGGAGGAGCGTTATGCGGCGGATATTGCCGCTGGACAACGCTGTTTTCCCGGCGTGCTGGGCAATTTTGCCCTCAATATCGGCAAGACTTACGCAATCCACGGCACTCGCAATCTGGACAGCATCGGCCAACGCATGAGCAGCGGTTGCATCCGCACCCATAATGATGTGGCTGAGCAGCTGTACAAGCTTATGCGTGAAGGGGATCGGGTGGTGATTCAGGAGGGAGATTCCTGA
- the hflX gene encoding ribosome rescue GTPase HflX: MFDRYQRGEQAIIVHVNFSRQTMDAEDLNECMELAQSAGASVLSVFQCNRDEPDSRLYIGSGKAQEIAQYVEEQAVEIAIFNHTLSPTQERNLEKLFQCRVIDRTGLILDIFAQRARTFEGKLQVELAQLRYMSTRLVRGWTHLERQKGGIGMRGPGETQLETDRRLIRKRIEYIQQRLEKVTRQRQQVRQHRTRHEKATISLVGYTNAGKSTLFNALTTSTVYAHDQLFATLDPTIRSLSLPGMPDAFLADTVGFIRHLPHTLVAAFRSTLQETRESTLLLHVMDASHEELERNRESVLKVLEDIEAIEVAQLEVMNKIDRIPEGIEPHIDYDDEGKPRRVWISALRGQGLDLLRQAVAQLLEPQLKRSHIVLGPAQGKLRALLYERNAIVNETLDDEGNWILEVFLAREHLERLLESHPPC, from the coding sequence TTGTTTGACCGATATCAACGTGGCGAGCAGGCCATCATCGTCCATGTCAACTTCTCCCGACAGACCATGGATGCAGAAGATCTCAATGAGTGCATGGAGCTGGCGCAATCCGCCGGCGCTTCAGTACTCAGCGTGTTTCAGTGCAACCGCGACGAGCCCGACTCGCGCCTGTACATCGGCAGCGGCAAAGCCCAGGAGATCGCCCAATACGTGGAAGAGCAGGCCGTTGAAATCGCCATCTTCAACCATACCCTCAGCCCCACCCAGGAGCGCAACCTGGAGAAACTGTTTCAGTGCCGGGTCATCGACCGTACCGGCCTGATCCTCGATATTTTCGCCCAGCGCGCCCGCACCTTTGAGGGCAAACTCCAGGTGGAGCTTGCCCAGCTGCGCTATATGTCCACCCGCCTGGTACGGGGCTGGACACACCTGGAACGCCAGAAGGGCGGCATCGGCATGCGTGGCCCCGGTGAAACCCAGCTGGAAACAGACCGTCGCCTGATCCGCAAACGCATCGAGTATATTCAGCAGCGGCTGGAAAAAGTCACCCGCCAGCGCCAGCAGGTCCGGCAGCACCGCACCCGCCACGAGAAGGCCACCATCTCGCTGGTCGGCTACACCAACGCTGGCAAATCCACCCTCTTCAACGCCCTGACCACCTCCACCGTCTATGCCCACGATCAGCTCTTCGCCACCCTGGACCCCACCATCCGCTCCCTCAGCCTGCCCGGCATGCCCGACGCCTTCCTGGCCGATACCGTGGGATTCATCCGCCACCTGCCGCACACCCTGGTGGCCGCCTTTCGCTCCACCCTGCAGGAGACCCGTGAAAGCACACTGCTGCTCCACGTCATGGACGCCTCCCACGAAGAGCTGGAACGCAACCGGGAATCCGTGCTGAAAGTTCTGGAAGATATTGAAGCCATCGAAGTGGCACAGCTGGAGGTGATGAACAAGATCGACCGCATCCCCGAAGGCATTGAGCCCCATATCGACTACGACGACGAAGGAAAGCCCCGGCGGGTATGGATCAGCGCCCTGCGGGGACAGGGACTTGATCTGCTGCGCCAGGCCGTCGCCCAGCTTTTGGAACCACAGCTGAAAAGAAGCCACATCGTCCTTGGCCCCGCCCAGGGAAAACTGCGCGCGCTGCTCTACGAACGCAACGCCATTGTCAACGAAACCCTCGACGATGAAGGCAACTGGATACTTGAGGTCTTCCTCGCCCGGGAGCACCTCGAGCGCCTGCTGGAGAGCCATCCCCCGTGCTGA
- a CDS encoding YdcF family protein yields MLNLLKYLVLPPVINALLIAVGSLLCIRSHRRLGITLWSIGLLSLLLLSLPVTSAWLHSGLQQHPPPTGKDIRRAQAIVILGGGRDYGAPEFGAEDAPGNATWRRLAYGAHLARQSGLPILVSGGRVHGELHSEAWLMDQALRHSFGLEAQWREEHSRTTRENARYSAPILQNADITHILLVTQAWHLPRALPEFRRQGLEVIPAPTDFASPPPGGIIAWIPRAHHLERSTQAIHEWLGKAVYRLLGSS; encoded by the coding sequence GTGCTGAATCTGCTGAAGTACCTGGTACTGCCTCCCGTCATCAATGCCCTGCTCATCGCAGTCGGCAGCCTGCTGTGCATAAGGAGCCACCGTCGTCTGGGCATAACACTGTGGAGCATCGGCCTCCTGAGCCTGCTGCTGCTCAGCCTGCCCGTCACCAGTGCCTGGCTGCACAGTGGCCTGCAGCAGCACCCCCCACCCACCGGGAAAGACATACGCCGCGCCCAGGCTATCGTCATCCTGGGCGGTGGACGCGATTACGGCGCACCGGAATTTGGCGCGGAAGACGCCCCCGGCAACGCCACCTGGCGACGCCTGGCCTATGGAGCACACCTGGCCAGACAAAGTGGTCTGCCCATCCTGGTCAGCGGCGGACGGGTACACGGCGAACTCCACAGTGAAGCCTGGCTGATGGATCAGGCCCTGCGACACTCCTTTGGTCTCGAAGCCCAGTGGAGAGAAGAGCACAGCCGCACCACCAGAGAAAACGCTCGCTACAGCGCCCCCATCCTCCAAAACGCAGACATCACGCATATTCTGCTGGTCACCCAGGCCTGGCACCTGCCCCGCGCCCTGCCTGAATTTCGCCGCCAGGGCCTTGAAGTCATCCCCGCTCCCACCGACTTCGCCAGCCCGCCACCAGGAGGCATTATCGCCTGGATACCTCGCGCCCATCATCTCGAGCGCAGCACCCAGGCCATCCACGAGTGGCTCGGCAAAGCCGTTTACCGCCTCCTCGGCAGCTCCTGA
- the dmeF gene encoding CDF family Co(II)/Ni(II) efflux transporter DmeF → MATHASSAPSMDTCTLVARINSEHDFGQGTKRSAERRTLIVTILTLVTMIGEIAGGWLTGSMALLADGIHMGGHTVALGLATLAYYLARRHAHDRRLSLGSGKIADLAAYTSALFLGASILWLVYESVNRLLNPQSLYAMEALMVAVIGLLVNLVSAWLLAGSHDHHHSHDHDHDHHHGDSHESHHHHQDNNLRAALVHVIADAVTSVAAIVGLLAAWLWGWNWLDPVIALVASLVILRWSFGLLRQTSAVLLDAEGPKQLRNRIRSRLEGVADSRVTDLHLWSVGQGAWTLMASVVSHHPVSPEVYKEQLADMAGIHHPIIEVYYCEECQELPRRR, encoded by the coding sequence ATGGCAACACACGCTTCTTCTGCGCCATCCATGGACACCTGTACCCTGGTGGCGCGCATAAACAGTGAACACGATTTCGGTCAGGGGACGAAGCGCAGCGCGGAACGGCGCACGCTGATCGTCACCATACTGACGCTGGTGACCATGATTGGCGAGATTGCCGGTGGCTGGCTGACGGGGTCAATGGCCCTGCTGGCGGACGGAATTCACATGGGTGGTCACACGGTGGCGCTGGGGCTGGCGACGCTGGCGTACTACCTGGCGCGGCGCCACGCCCATGATCGCCGCTTGAGTCTGGGCAGTGGCAAGATTGCAGATCTGGCGGCCTACACCAGCGCCCTTTTCCTGGGAGCTTCCATTCTCTGGCTGGTGTACGAGTCGGTGAACCGTCTGCTCAATCCCCAGTCGCTTTATGCCATGGAGGCTCTGATGGTGGCGGTGATCGGCTTGCTGGTCAATCTGGTTTCCGCTTGGCTGCTGGCGGGAAGTCACGATCACCATCACAGCCATGATCACGATCACGACCATCATCATGGGGACTCCCATGAATCTCACCATCACCATCAGGATAATAATCTGCGGGCGGCGCTGGTGCATGTCATCGCCGACGCGGTGACCTCGGTGGCGGCTATTGTCGGCTTGCTGGCGGCCTGGCTCTGGGGTTGGAACTGGCTAGATCCGGTGATTGCCCTGGTGGCTTCGCTGGTGATTCTGCGCTGGTCTTTTGGCTTGCTGCGCCAGACCAGTGCGGTACTGCTGGATGCCGAGGGGCCGAAGCAGCTGCGTAACCGGATTCGCAGCCGTCTGGAGGGGGTTGCCGACAGCCGTGTGACGGATCTGCACCTGTGGTCGGTGGGCCAGGGGGCGTGGACGCTGATGGCTTCGGTGGTCAGTCACCATCCGGTTTCTCCGGAGGTGTACAAGGAGCAGTTGGCGGATATGGCGGGCATCCATCATCCGATTATCGAAGTGTACTACTGTGAGGAGTGTCAGGAGCTGCCGAGGAGGCGGTAA
- a CDS encoding DUF6796 family protein, which translates to MRTWVYALLGLLGAVIMYAGDMLFYYTPTPVTSLEEDIFRIMSGVSDWRLHLGALCGPLATVFYIAGFYHIKRALAKTAPLSGTVIFVMLAAAIVFGAVFHAMFAPFGFVSRTDDHAVLLEQLMVTAFSMFYFYAFFMAAGLLYLMVLVLRGRTPFPKWILFFHPLVVWLWTSFFVYLPSPLLVLLEGGRFNIMFALFFAASAVVLYRNRLSS; encoded by the coding sequence ATGCGAACATGGGTTTATGCACTCCTGGGGTTATTGGGGGCGGTGATTATGTATGCCGGGGATATGCTTTTTTACTACACGCCCACCCCTGTAACCAGCCTTGAAGAGGATATTTTCCGGATCATGTCCGGTGTTTCTGACTGGCGCCTTCACCTGGGAGCACTGTGTGGGCCACTGGCCACGGTTTTTTACATAGCGGGTTTCTACCACATCAAAAGGGCACTGGCAAAAACGGCTCCGCTCAGCGGAACAGTGATTTTTGTCATGCTGGCGGCGGCTATTGTTTTTGGCGCTGTATTTCACGCGATGTTTGCGCCCTTTGGTTTTGTCTCGCGTACGGATGACCATGCGGTTCTTCTGGAGCAACTCATGGTCACGGCGTTTTCCATGTTTTATTTCTATGCGTTTTTTATGGCCGCTGGATTGCTGTATCTGATGGTTCTGGTTCTGCGTGGGCGTACGCCGTTTCCAAAATGGATACTGTTTTTTCATCCCCTGGTGGTGTGGCTGTGGACTTCATTTTTTGTGTACCTGCCATCACCCCTGCTGGTTCTCCTGGAAGGTGGCAGGTTTAACATCATGTTTGCCCTGTTTTTTGCTGCTTCTGCTGTGGTTCTGTACCGAAACAGGTTGTCTTCGTGA
- a CDS encoding MFS transporter, which yields MTELRPLLIANALCVSAMMAFVAVVGPLVRALGLAEWHGGLAVTLAGVLWMLLARPWGRASDRYGRKPILLLSMGGFALAYLLLAVVLDIALYLSLGVVVTVTLLSLSRSLIGAFYAAVPPASAALIADRFPRETRTSAMASLGAANAIGMVLGPLLGGMLASWSLTLPLYMAAVLPLLAVVLLWRFLPATEPRSAASAAPPRLFDPRLRLPLASALLAMGTVVTAQTCIGFFALDRLNLDGASAARVAGSAMACVGVMLIAVQVAVMRFRSVAPEVWLTSGALVAATGFGAVTQVSASLGLIVSYGIAAAGMGLVFPAFQALAANAVSATEQGHAAGSVSAVQGLAIVIAPLASAALYGMNPTLPYGVCAVLLLVLALSGGLAMRRRFSG from the coding sequence GTGACTGAACTGCGCCCGCTGCTGATTGCCAACGCCCTGTGCGTATCGGCGATGATGGCTTTTGTCGCGGTGGTCGGCCCGCTGGTACGGGCTCTGGGATTGGCGGAGTGGCATGGCGGGCTGGCAGTCACCCTGGCTGGCGTATTGTGGATGCTGCTGGCCCGCCCCTGGGGAAGGGCCAGCGACAGGTATGGACGCAAGCCGATACTGCTGCTGAGCATGGGCGGATTTGCCCTGGCCTATCTGCTGCTGGCGGTGGTGCTGGATATCGCCCTGTACCTCTCCCTGGGCGTCGTCGTAACCGTGACCCTCCTGTCACTGAGCCGCAGCCTGATCGGAGCCTTCTATGCGGCTGTTCCCCCTGCCAGCGCGGCCTTGATCGCCGATCGTTTTCCCCGTGAAACCCGGACCTCAGCCATGGCGTCCCTGGGCGCCGCCAATGCCATCGGCATGGTGCTGGGTCCGCTCCTCGGAGGTATGCTGGCCAGCTGGAGCCTGACGTTGCCACTGTATATGGCGGCGGTGCTGCCGCTGCTGGCGGTGGTGCTGCTGTGGCGTTTTCTGCCCGCTACGGAACCTCGTAGTGCCGCTTCAGCGGCTCCGCCGCGACTTTTCGATCCGCGTCTGCGCCTGCCACTGGCGAGTGCCCTGCTTGCCATGGGTACCGTGGTGACCGCTCAGACGTGTATCGGTTTTTTTGCCCTTGACCGCCTGAATCTCGACGGAGCCAGTGCGGCCAGAGTAGCGGGCTCTGCCATGGCTTGTGTCGGGGTCATGTTGATAGCGGTTCAGGTTGCCGTCATGCGGTTTCGTTCCGTTGCACCTGAAGTATGGCTCACCAGCGGAGCTCTGGTTGCGGCTACAGGTTTTGGTGCGGTAACCCAGGTATCCGCGTCTTTGGGTCTGATCGTGAGTTACGGTATTGCTGCGGCGGGCATGGGACTGGTTTTTCCGGCGTTTCAGGCCCTGGCAGCCAATGCGGTGAGCGCCACGGAACAGGGCCATGCGGCTGGTTCGGTTTCAGCCGTCCAGGGGCTCGCCATCGTGATTGCGCCACTGGCCAGTGCGGCGCTGTACGGCATGAACCCAACACTTCCCTATGGCGTGTGTGCGGTGCTGCTGCTGGTTCTGGCCCTCTCTGGCGGGCTGGCGATGCGGCGCAGGTTTTCTGGATAA
- a CDS encoding ABC transporter ATP-binding protein → MTPTDAMPRIGIPTLWQTYGRMIQIADERAPQLRSSLISSALSAIFQGLALACLYPILSAVLREPFDVHALWVPGGMMLLFALLDWVLRWHGHTFGYSRCLADVTHAIRVRLGNQLRLMPLEELYQSRTGELSAVIAGNVDEVVTPMGMLADTFLRSALVPLVVVLTTALIEWRLALAMLLLFPVTVPLYRWRKRLSGGSMRTLAAAHARTSAEIIEYTQGLAVLRSANATGVKARRLQESLVHLQDVQARNQWSGLWPSLVIWTLIEGGLILILALGVVLVAGGSLSIAMLAALLIITVRISEPLAIMTNLSAVFDYMEAGFEQVEKLLAVKPLPCLQPSSLPTRFDVRFEGVSFQYAGTEGAVLSGLDLHLPERSLTALVGPSGSGKTTITRLLMRYADPQQGRIMIGGNDIRAMEPEELMACISVVFQDVYLFDDTILANIRMGRCSATDAEVEAAARAACCHEFISRLPLGYQTRVGDIGGSLSGGERQRISIARALLKDAPIVMLDEPTAALDTESELSVQQAIDTLVQDRTVIVIAHRLSTIVGAERILVLEDGKLVEQGTHEHLLDAGGRYRAMWNAQQSAKSWHLAVAAGGDSRD, encoded by the coding sequence ATGACACCCACTGACGCCATGCCGCGCATTGGCATACCCACGCTCTGGCAAACCTATGGGCGCATGATCCAGATAGCCGATGAACGGGCACCCCAGCTGCGTTCATCGTTGATCAGTTCCGCGCTCTCGGCTATTTTTCAGGGTCTGGCCCTGGCGTGCCTGTATCCGATTCTGTCAGCGGTGCTGCGTGAGCCTTTTGATGTTCATGCCCTGTGGGTTCCCGGTGGAATGATGCTGCTTTTTGCGCTGCTCGACTGGGTGTTGCGCTGGCACGGACACACCTTCGGGTACTCCCGCTGTCTGGCTGACGTTACCCATGCCATTCGGGTGCGCCTGGGGAACCAGCTGCGTCTCATGCCCCTGGAAGAACTCTATCAGAGCCGGACCGGAGAGCTTTCCGCCGTGATTGCGGGCAATGTGGACGAAGTGGTCACCCCCATGGGCATGCTGGCCGATACCTTTTTGCGCAGTGCCCTGGTTCCACTGGTAGTGGTCCTGACGACGGCTCTGATTGAATGGCGCCTGGCTCTGGCCATGCTCCTGCTGTTTCCGGTGACGGTGCCCCTCTATCGGTGGCGCAAGCGTCTCTCGGGGGGAAGCATGCGCACGCTGGCGGCTGCCCATGCCCGTACTTCGGCTGAAATTATCGAGTATACCCAGGGCCTGGCGGTGCTGCGCTCTGCCAATGCCACAGGAGTGAAGGCTCGTCGCCTGCAGGAGTCCCTGGTGCATCTGCAGGATGTCCAGGCCAGAAACCAGTGGTCCGGCCTCTGGCCGAGTCTGGTTATATGGACCCTGATTGAGGGCGGGCTTATCCTGATCCTGGCACTGGGAGTTGTCCTGGTCGCTGGTGGCAGCCTTTCCATTGCCATGCTGGCGGCGCTGCTGATTATTACGGTGCGAATTTCCGAGCCCCTGGCGATCATGACGAACCTGTCGGCGGTTTTTGACTATATGGAGGCGGGTTTTGAACAGGTGGAAAAGCTGCTGGCGGTGAAACCGCTGCCATGCCTGCAGCCCTCTTCACTGCCCACGCGTTTTGACGTGCGCTTTGAAGGGGTGAGCTTCCAGTATGCCGGTACGGAGGGCGCAGTGCTCAGTGGCCTTGATCTCCATCTGCCGGAGCGATCCCTGACCGCGCTGGTGGGACCGTCGGGTTCCGGCAAGACGACGATCACGCGCCTGCTGATGCGCTATGCTGATCCCCAGCAGGGTCGCATCATGATCGGAGGAAACGATATCCGGGCCATGGAGCCCGAAGAGCTTATGGCCTGTATTTCCGTGGTTTTCCAGGATGTGTACCTCTTTGACGATACCATTCTCGCCAACATCCGCATGGGCCGTTGCAGTGCCACGGATGCTGAAGTGGAAGCCGCTGCCCGGGCAGCCTGCTGCCATGAATTCATCAGCCGCCTGCCCCTTGGGTATCAGACCCGGGTTGGCGATATCGGTGGCAGCCTCTCGGGAGGTGAGCGGCAACGCATCAGTATTGCCCGCGCTCTCCTCAAGGATGCGCCCATTGTCATGCTGGATGAGCCAACGGCAGCGCTGGATACCGAAAGTGAGCTTTCTGTCCAGCAGGCTATTGATACGCTGGTGCAGGATCGTACCGTTATTGTCATAGCCCATCGGCTTTCCACCATCGTGGGGGCTGAACGCATCCTGGTTCTTGAAGACGGGAAACTGGTGGAGCAGGGAACCCATGAACATCTGCTGGATGCCGGTGGACGCTACCGGGCCATGTGGAATGCCCAGCAGAGCGCCAAAAGCTGGCATCTGGCCGTGGCTGCGGGAGGTGACTCCCGTGACTGA